Genomic segment of Cloacibacillus sp.:
CTATGAATCTTACAAAAGTCAACAAAAATGTATATAATACGTATATAAATTTTTTATTGCTACCAATATGTATGCTTTAGGTAGGCTAACCTGTTTGACACATTCGATACCAGAAGATATATTAATAAAATAGTGAGATTATGCCGTCTGGCGTTGTGGTTACGAATAACTTACCGTCGCTTGTGGCTTATTTGCTGCGGTTTCGATTTTATTTCAGGACAGGAGGTACATAAGGATGCCCAATGAAGGAAGCGTCTCTCCCAAAGAACGGGTAAATATCGTTTATAGGCCAGCCACGGGAGATGTACAGGAAGAGGTAGAACTGCCCCTTAAACTTATGGTTGTCGGGGATTTCACGCTGCGCAAGGATGACAGAATGCTGGAGAACCGCGAGGCTATCAGCGTGGACAAGGATAACTTCGACAAGGTGATGCAGAGCCAGGGGCTTTCGCTGTAGATGCAGGTACCGGACAAGCTCTCCGGCACCCCCGATGCCATGCTCTCGGCCGACCTTAAATTTAACACGCTCAAGGATTTCGGCCCCGACGCTTTGGTGGAGATGGTGCCCGAGCTCGCTAAGCTGATGCAGCTGCGCGAGGCGCTCAAGGCGCTTAAGGGGCCGTTGTCCAACATTCCCAATTTCCGCAAAAAGCTGCAGGATCTTGTAAACGACGAAAAGACTCGCGAAGCCCTGCTTCAGGAGCTGGGCATCGACGGAGAGCAGGAGAAGTAAAATGGCAGACGAACAGAGAGAAACTATGGAACAGCAGGCGGAGGCTCCCTCGTCGAGTTTGCTTGACGAAATCATAGAGGCGTCCAAAATCAAGCCGACCGACGAAGGTTACGCCGTAACCCGCGCCGGCCTGCAGGAATTTATCCGCGAGATAGCGTCGAGCGGCTCTTCGCCGAAAGTTACGGGTGCGCTGGTCGATGCGATGATCGTCGAGCTGGACAAGAAGCTTTCAGATCAGGTCAACGAGATAATGCACAACAACCAGTTCCGTGAGCTGGAATCGTCCTGGCGTTCGCTGAAATTCCTTGTGGATAACGTTGATTTCCGGCAGAATACCAAAGTGGAGATCATCAATGTTTCCAAGCAAGACCTGCTTGACGACTTTGAGGATTCCCCGGAGGTTGTTAAGTCTGGTCTTTACAAACATATATACACGGCTGAGTTTGGTCAGTTCGGCGGCCAGCCCGTTGGAGCCATCGTCTCCAATTACACCTTTGGCCCAGGACCGCAGGATATGGAGCTGCTCCGCAATGTGGCGAGCGTGTCGGCCATGTCGCACGTGCCATTCATCGCCGCCGCTGGACGTGAATTTTTTGGCATTGATTCGTGGGGTGAGCTGCCAAACCTGAAGGATCTCCACTCCATCTTTGAGATGCCACAGTATGCGAAATGGCGTTCGCTCCGCGCGAACGAAGACAGCCGCTATCTTGGGCTGACCCTGCCGCGCTTCTTGCTGCGGCTGCCATATGGCGAAGATACAACTCCGGCGAAGAGCTTCAGTTTTACCGAGGCTGTACCGGACAACGACGACTTCTGCTGGGGCAACACGTCCTTCGCACTAGCTTCGCGGCTGGCGGATAGCTTTGCAAAGTATCGCTGGTGCAGTAACATTATCGGTCCTCAAAGTGGCGGTGCGGTGCAGAACCTCCCACTCTACCAGTTTGAGCAGAGGGGCGAGATACAGACCAAAATACCAACAGAAGTGCTTATCTCTGAACGGCGTGAATACGAGCTTGCCGAGGAAGGCTTCATTGCACTGACCATGCGCAAGGGCTCCGACAACGCAGCGTTCTTCTCCGCCAATTCCGTGCTTAAGGCCAAGGTGTTCCCGAACACCCCGGAGGGCAAAGCGGCGGAGACTAATTATAAACTCTCGACTCAGCTGCCTTACATGATGATTATGAACCGCCTGGCTCACTACATCAAGGTAATACAGCGTGAGAATATCGGCAGCTGGAAGGAACGTGCCGACATCGAACGAGAGCTCAACGTCTGGATAAGCCAGTACGTTACGGAGATGGACAATCCCGACGCTATAACCCGCAGCAAGCGCCCGCTGCGCATGGCGAATGTTGCGGTCAGCGAAGTGCCTGGAGATCCTGGGTGGTATTCCGTCAACCTGCTGGTCCGTCCGCACTTCAAGTATATGGGCGCGAACTTTACGCTCTCTCTTGTAGGTAAACTGGACAAACAATAATAACGGTTCAGCCTAAAGAAAGGAGAAATATAAATGGCACTTACTTCGTATATGAAAATTAAAGGAAAAAGCCAGGGTGACATTAAAGGCGACTGCGAGCAGGGTGGCGACAAGAAGGATTCCATCCTTGTCTATGCCACGGAGCACAAGGTTGAAATTCCCAAAGACACCCATACGGGGCTTCCTACGGGGCAGAGAATACACCACCCCTATAAGATAATTATGGCTAAGAGCCAGGCTTCGCCGAAGCTGTACAAAGCCTGCTGCACCGGCGAGCAGCTTAACGTAACGCTTGATTACTATCGTATCAAGTCTGACGGCGTCGAGGAAAAATACTTCACCGTCAAAATGGAGAACGCCATTGTGGTGGAGATTAACCAGGTCACACCACTCTCGTTCCTGCCCGAAAGCAAGCCCTTCCACGATATGGAAGATGTGCGGTTCACCTATTCGAAGATCACTTGGACCTACAACGACGGTAATATTGAATATACCGACGACTGGAAAAAGTAAATACCGCTTAGCCTGGTAGGTCGAAGTATCGTCAATGAGGCAGGGAGAGGCAGAAAAAATAGATGTCTCGCTCTGCCTTGTTTGTTTTTATGAAATTTTCAGGCCGCGCCTAGCGGCAAAAGGAGGTACATATGTCCACAGGAGTAGACATTGCCGCGCTTTTTGAAAAATGCAACGACTTTATCACCGTAGCCCTTAATAACGCCGCTGGCAGCGCCGTCAGGCGAGGGCACTATGAGGTTTCAATAGAACATCTGTTGTTGGCCTGCCTGAACGAAGAGCAGAGCGACATCCCGATGGCGCTCGCCGCATTTGGAGCAGAGACCGCCAAAGTCCAGCGCGCGCTGAACGCCGCAGTCGATGAATTCAGAAGCGGAAACGGAGGCCGCCCCGTATTCTCTCCGCTGCTGATCGAACTCATGGAGGCTTCGTGGATGGTGGCGTCGGTCGATCTCAATCTCAGCCAGATTCGTTCCGGTGCGATATTGCTTACTTTTCTGCGTAAGCCGGCCGTTTATGCCCAAGGGGACTATGTCCGTGAATTTTCCGCGATCAACCGCGAAAACCTGCTTAAGGACTTTGCAAAAATCGCGCGCGAATCTAAGGAAACTTCCGTAGTTCTGCCGCAGGGGCCTGCCTCGCGTCAGGGAGTTGTGTCTGGCGGCGACGGCGAAAGCTTTATCGCAAAATTTTGCGACGACTTTACCGCCAAGGCGAAGGCCGGAAAGATAGATCCCGTATTCGGACGCGACGCAGAGATTCGGCAGATGGTGGATATCCTGGCTCGCCGGCGCAAAAACAACCCTATCCTTGTCGGAGAACCAGGAGTCGGAAAAACAGCGGTTCTTGAAGGTCTGGCGCTGCGCATCATACAGGACGACATACCGGACACTCTGAAAGGTTCGGTTCTGCTCTCTCTCGATATGGGGCTTCTTGAGGCCGGGGCGAGCGTCAAGGGAGAATTTGAGCGCAGGCTTAAGGGTGTGCTGGACGAGATCAAGGCCAGTGAGAAACCCGTCATACTGTTCATAGACGAAGCTCATATGCTGGTAGGCGCGGGCGGTCAGGCCGGCGGCTCAGATGCCGCCAACCTGATGAAGCCGGCTCTCGCGCGCGGCGAAATCAAGACCTGCGCCGCGACTACGTGGAAAGAGTACAAAAAATATTTTGAAAAAGATGCGGCGCTTGCGCGTCGTTTCCAGCTAGTCAAGCTTGACGAGCCATCACCGCATACCGCGGCGCTGATACTGCGTGGAATACGCGCCGGATATGAGAAAGCGCACGGAGTCCTTATACGCGACGACGCCATTGAGGCCGCCGCCGCTCTTTCCGCGCGTTACATCGGCGGACGCTTTCTGCCCGACAAGGCCATCGACCTGCTGGACACCGCGTGCGCGCGCGTCAAGGTCAGCCTCTCATCCAAGCCCGCTCCGCTGGAGGACGCCGAACGCGCTCGCCAAGCCGCAGAACGCGAGCTGGATGGACTTCGCCGCGACTGCACCAACGGTGTTGAAGTGGACGGGAAACGCATAGAGGAATTGACAGGAAGGATTGAAGCGTTAACGGCGGAAGAGGGCCGCCTCAAATCCCAGTGGGAAGAGGAAAAAAAATCCGCCGAAGAATATATCGCCTGCCGCGGCGCGATGCTCAGCGCCTCAAGTATGTGGCAGCCGGAGAGTCCGGATGCAGAAACGCAGAACGGGGCCGATACGAACTCGGGAGATAAAGCGAAAAAAGACGAAGAATCTCTTCGCCTTGCTTTCGCCAAGGCGAAGGAGCGCTACGAATCGCTGCACGATGAAGGACGTCTTGTCCATGTGGAAGTTACTGCCGAAGTTGTCGCCCAGGTCGTCTCAGATTGGACCGGAATCCCGACCGGCCGTATGGCCAGCCAGCAGGCCGCCGTCGCGCAGGATCTTGACCGGCTGCTTGGAGAGCGCATCAAGGGACAGTCTCCGGCGCTTCGCATCATTGCGAGCACAGTGCAGGCGTCGACGGCGGGGCTGAGGTCTCCCGACCAGCCGCTCGGAGTGTTCCTGCTGGTCGGCCCCTCCGGCGTCGGCAAGACGGAGACGGGGCTGGCCCTTGCGGAACTGCTGTTCGGCAACAGCCGCAGCGTCATCACCGTCAACATGAGCGAGTTCCAGGAAAAACACACCGTCTCGCGCCTTATAGGCTCGCCGCCGGGCTACGTAGGCTACGGCGAGGGCGGCATGCTGACGGAGGCCGTCAGGCGCCAGCCCTATTCCGTGGTGCTGCTGGACGAATGCGAAAAGGCCCATATCGATGTTATGAACCTTTTCTATCAGGTCTTTGACAAGGGTATTCTCACAGACGGAGAAGGCAAAGAGGTCAGCTTCAAAAACACCATTATCATGCTAACCTCAAATCTTGCATCGGAAACTATCCAGAACATGACCGCGGGAGCCGTCGATGTAGATGAAGATAATCTCTTAGAGTCTATTCGTCCTGAGCTGTCGCACCATTTCCGTCCGGCGCTGCTGGCGAGAATGACGATAGTGCCTTACCGCAGCCTTGGAGAGGACGCGATGAAACTGATTGCCGGAGCGAAACTAGCCGCCGTCGCTAAACGTCTTAAGACAAACAGCGGTGTAGAGCTTACAGTTGCGCCGGAGGTGGCTGACCTTATCGTATCGCGCTGCACTGAAACCGAGACTGGCGCGCGCAACATTGAGACCATCCTGGCAAGGTCTATACTGCCCAAGCTTGCGCACTGCCTGCTTGAACGGATGTCCGGCGGTGAAATGCCGCCCAGGGCGGAACTCTGCGTCGGCGGCGACGGATCTTTCACGCTGTGCTTCTCTGACGATGCTGCGGCGGGCGAATTTGCGGAGCCTAAGGACGAGAACGCTGCCGCTCCCTCTGAGCCGAGGACAGAGGAGTAATCGCGAGGCCGTTCCGGTAAAAAATTTTCAAGCGTAAGAGAGAGCCGCCTGTGTCTTTAATACCGACTCAGGCGGCTCTCTGCCGCTTTTTTTGTTCAAATGGTAAAAGAGGTATGCGCGCTTTGCAGGCTGGCCGCCGTCAGTTCCATCCAAGCACGGCGGAGGGCCTGATTCCCGCGAGCTTTTCGCGTACCTGCTCCGCGCCCGCGGAGTCGCCGGCAAGGTCGAGGGCGCGGCAGGCTGCCAGCATGGCCTCAACCGCAAGGTCCGGTTCCAGCTTCGCCAAATCATCCCTCTCTATCTCCTGCAGCATAGCCTTGGCAAGCCCGGCAGCGGTTTTGGTTTCGCGCTGCGAGCAGAGTATTCGGAGTTCTTCGGAGCACAGCCGCATATTTCCCACCGCGGACGGGCCGTGCGCCTCTTCGAGCCTTTTAAGCGCCCCTGCGGCGTCGCCGCCTGAGAGAAGTTCGCGCGCCTCCGCCATGGCCGTTTCCGTCCTTCCTGTTCCGGCCGTGCCGCCATGCGGCGAATTTTGAGACGAACCTTTCGCCGCAATTTCTTCGAGCCATGAACGCGTCTGCGGCGAAACGAAGGGGACGCCGCCGTCGTAGCTGAGCGCAGTCAGACCCGGAAGCCGCTTGAGAAAGGCCGATGTTTCACCTCTTAAGCGCGACCTTGCCTCGCTGAATACCGGTCCTAGAATGGCAAGGGCTTCGTCCGCCATGCGCTGTAAATCAATATACAGTGGAAAAGATGGAAAAAGATCGTCTGCGGCGAGCGCAGCCTTGAGCCAATTCTGACCAGAAAGGAGCCTTTCTACGGCTGCGATTCTATCTATGTCGGGAGGAGGTATCATCGTCTGCCCCGAGCCGTCCGCAGGCGGCAGCGCTGTAATCCTGCTCCACAGCGCGGCACGTGGAAGCTGCCAGGCGAGATAGTTGGCAGGGTCCTCGGCGCGGAGCGCGAATGCGTAGGCGCGTGCAGCATCCACGAAGGCAGACTGCAGCGATGCCGCATCCTGCCCCAACGATGCCTGGGCCGCCGGGCGCGGCGTTTCGCTGGTTGTCGTCTCTCGCCGCTCTTCCGTCACGCTTTTTTGCGGCTCCGGTTCTGGCTCAGGCTGCGTTTTCTCTGGCAGAATAGGAATAGCGCGGACCGCTTCGGCCACGTCGCGAAGCGGCTGCGCGTCTTCCATCAAGCTCCCTAACAATTCGTCCAATTCACCGGCGGTTTGAAGCACCAAAGCGGACAGTGCTGCCGTTATTGGCTGCTGGTCCTCTTTTTTCAATAGCTCCAGCGCCTGCTCGTGCCACCATTCATAGGCGTTGATACGGCGGCGGAGTTTTGCCTTGGGCGGAAAGGCCTCTTCCCAGAAGTTGGCGCATAGGTCCCGCAGCAGCTTCAGCCCATCCAAAAGGCCCTGCATCCCCTCCGTCTGTTGGAGCGCCACTGCCATATAGGCGGCGACAGAGATGTCTTTCGATTTGCCGGCTAAAATCGCCGATGCGTTGTCAATAACAGCCTGCCATGAGATAGGCTTACCGCGGTTGACGGAGGAAAGCTTGGCTATCTCTTCCGTCAGCGCTTCATATTCTGGTTCGTACTTAGCGTCGATACCGGCTGGCGAATCAGCGCTGATCGGCAAAACTCCAAGCGCGGATATATCCATTATCTCTTCCTCGGCATTCTTGGGGGGTCTCCGGACGCGCCGCATCAAATGGAGCCGCGTTTCGGCGGATAATTCAATATTATGTTGCTCAGAAATTTTTGTCAAGCAGGATTGCCTATGCGGCTGTTCAGGGAGGAAAAACTATAAGTAAAAATTTGATTTTTATTGTTATTTTATTAGAATTATTTGCAACAAAACATATTTTATGTATAATAACAATTATAAAGTTATTTTTATTAGCCTTATAGCGTTATGTTTTCATCGGAGGTTTATGCCTCCAGAAAAGAGGCGGCTGTGAACAGATACTTTCAAGAACAATTGAGAATGCTCCACGAAGGTGCTCGGGAATTTGCGCGCAAATATCCCGCAGTTGCGCCGATGCTGCTCGAACAGGGTGGGGATCCTGATGCCGAGCGCATACTGGAGGGTACGGCTTATCTGTGCGCTAAGATACACGAACGTCTGGATCAGACTGCGCCGGAGCTGATACAGACGCTGCTTCGCGAAGTTTTCCCCGAGTCAGTAATGCCGGTGCCTTCTATGGCGGTGATGCGTTTCGCGCTAAGTCCTGGGTTTACAGAACCGATGCTCGTAAAACGCGGCACACAACTCGCATCGAGGCCAGTCGGCGGGGTTTCGTGCCTTTACAGTACAATGTGGGATCTTACAGTGCTGCCATTGACCGTAGTCTCTACTGAAAGCGAGACGCACAGCGATATGTCGGGGACTGTCACAGTAACTCTTCAAAGCGCTGCGCCGCTTGAGAAATTTTTGCCGGACCGGCTGGATTTCCATCTTACCGGCTCATACTCTATGGCCTCTCAGCGCCTTCTGGTTTTACTGACGCGGCTGCAATCAGTAACAGTGAGCGCCGGCTCCTCGTCCGTCGATCTGCCAGCCGGGGCGCTTTCTATTCTGCGCCCGTCTCTGGAAGACCTTCGTCTTCCAGAAGGACAGGTTAATAACCGCGGCTACATATCGATGATTCGTTATTTCTGCTGTCCCGACCATCTTACGGCTTTCAGCCTTTCAGGGCTGAAGAGGCTGGCGCTGTCGGATTCGGCGTGGGAGCTGCGGCTGACCTTCCGCTTCGGAGCGGCTGTGACGCCGCTGCCGCATTTTTCAGATGGCTCGTTCGCCGTCAATACAATTCCGGCGAGCAATGTCTTTCAGGCTCATTCGGAGCCTATCCGTGTCGACTATAGCCGTGAAGAATATCGGATCTATCCGCATGTCAAAGAAAGGCAATACGTCGATATTCTCGGCGTCACCGGCGTGGCGGCCATTCACCGAGGCGGACGGACAGAGAGGTGCCGCCCCTATGGTTTTTACAACGAATCTGGCGGCGGGATGATCTACAGCGTTTGATATACGATGCCGGAGGAAGGCTCCGTTCCTGAACACTATTTTTCCATACTGCGCCGTCCTGATTCAAACGAGGGCTTCGACGAGTGCGTCGTCTCCATGGATCTTATCTGCTGTAACCGCGGGCTGCCTGACAGGCTGCTTCAGGGTGATATATGTCTGCCTACGGACAGGTCGCCGTCTAAAGTTGTATTTGAAAATGTCACCGCCCCTTCGGAGATGCTGTCGCCGCCCACCAACGAGAGCCTTCAGTGGCGTTTCCTCGCGCAGATGAATGCCAACCTTTTGCCGGTGGCCTCTGCCAAAGCGCTGCAGCAGACTCTTTCGCTCTACGCTCCGCGCGGCAGCGACGCTCCGGAGCTTGCCGTAGCCTGCGCCAAACGCTGTCAGGCGGTGCGGGCCTTTTCGTCCTGCGACGAAGAGCGTCTTTTTCACGGGCGTGTGCTGCGCGGCAGACGGCTGATGCTTGAACTTGAGCCGTCCGGCTTTGTCTCGCTGGGAGACCTTTGGCTTTTTGCGGACTCTCTGGATCAGTTCCTTGCGGAGTTTGCCGTGATCAATACCTACACGAGGCTTGTGCTTACTGTCTCGGGAACTGACGAAAGATGGGAATGGGTACCGAGACTCGGGACAAAACAGTTGATATAGAGCGCCTGCTGCTCACTGAGCCGCTGCGTTTCACGATGACCCAGGCCCTATGGCTGCTGGGTTTTCTTAACGCGGATACCGCGGAGGGCGTTGACCTCTTTACGAGGCGGAACCTGCATGTCGTGCCGTGGCTCTCTCTGGCCTTTCCGCCTGGCGAAGTGGTCTCAGTCGAGCGTACAGAAACGAAAAGTAAGCCCATTTTTCGTGTGACTGTGCCATATTATGGGCTTTACAGCACTATGGGGGCGCTTCCGACCTTCTACACCGAAGAGCTGTTTGACGAAGCGCGGGAAGATGAGAGTATCTCGCGCGATTTCCTTGATATTATTAACAATCACCTTTACCATCTGCTCTACGCCGCGAACAGACACGGCGACATAGTGCGCCGCACGGTGGAGAGCGCCAATCATTCCGCCGAGTTTGTCCAGTACAGCCTTATGGGGCAGGCGGAGGATATGCTTCGTGACTCCGAGCTGCCGGCCATCGCCATCGTAGATCTGATTGCCCAGAGGCCTCGTTCTGCCATACGGCTGGAACGTTATCTGGCCTTTACTCTCGGACATGGCGGCGTAGAGATCGAGCAGTGTGTGGAGCGCCGCGCACCAGTGCCGCCCTCTCAGCGTTGCCGACTGGGCGTAGGCGGCTGTCGTATCGGCGACGACGCCGTTCTCGGCGTCGACATTGCGGACAGCACAAGCAAATTTCGTATCCATCTTCACAACGAGAAGCCTGAAGATATGGAAAAGTTTCTTCCGGCCCGCCGCGGGTATCTGACCTTTCGCAGCCGCGTTGAGCGGTTTATGGATTCGCCGCAGGAGTTTGATTTGGTGCTGCATCCGGACGGCGGCACTCCGCCGCCGGCAGCTTTGGGCGCGGGGGCGAAGATAGGATTCTTCCTTGGCGCGAAGGCACTTCAGCCGGTGAGGATTTCGTGGAAGAAGAATTGCATTTGATAGAAAGTTCGAGAGTTGGTGACGGTTATGAAAACTGAGATACCAGATCTGCTGAGTCTGACCTTTCAGCCGCTGTATATGGACGGTAAGCTCTTCATGGGCTTTACCGCAGGTTTTGCCTTTGACCTCGCGGCAGGGCGGCCAATCGAACCGACGGCCGCATTCGCGGCTGCTATGCGGAACCTTGCTCCCGGAGATTGTCTTAACATGGGCGTCCCAAAGACGGAGGCGGAGTGGCTGCTGGCAGGCTCTGTTTTCGCTCCGGGCGGAGCACCGGCAAAGAACGCGCTTGTCACGGCGCAGATAGGCGAAAGCCGAAGGCGGCTGCTGGTCGAGAGCCGAGAATCCTTCTCATCCTTAGAACTGACGTGGCAGTCTACATGGGGCTGTGACGCCGAGAATCCTGACGGTCTCCGCCCCGGTAAGAGTGAAAGACCGCCGGTGACCGACGAATCACTGCCTTTTGGAGCCCCGGCATGCATGGGGCCGCGTGGGGTTTGGCCATGCCGCATGGGGCGGATGGGAACATACGACAGCCGGTGGCTGAGGAAAAACTGGCCCGGAGTCCCCGATGACTTCGACTGGGGATTCTATAATCTTTCCCAACCGCAGCAGCGGCTCCCGAAAGGGCTGAATGGCGGTGAGAATATAACGCTGTGCAATTTGAACGGAAGCTTCCCAAAAATTGAGACGGAAGTCCCCGGCGTAACGATATATTTTCAATTCGAAACGAAAGAACGCGCTTTCCGAAAATCGCCGCTGCCCGACACGCTGTGGCTCTTTCCCGGTGAAATGACGGGGCTCCTCCTGTGGCACACCGTCGCGGAATGCGGTGATGAGGCTGGAGCCGGCATAGATAAAGTTACGCTGACGCTTGATGGCGCGGAGACGGCGGATGACGCTGCCAGAGTTCACGTAGGCGTGGAAAATCCAGAAATACCGGTGCCGAAAGCCGCGAAGGAAGCCGCCGGTGCGGCGGCGGTTTTCGCAGCCGTAGGCGGCGCGGCTGCCGCGGGAGCCGCTGAGATACCACAAAACGAAGTCGGTGCCGGAGCAGGCAATACCGAAAGGCCGGCTGGTGAGGATAGGAAAAAAGATACTCCAGCCGCAGAGCTAATATCGGAAAACACAGAGAAAAAACTGCCTCAAGCTGCAGAAATTGAGGCCGACATGCTCAAAGAACTGGACTCGTCGCTTCCGGAGATAAACGAAGCGTTTATAAACGCAGGCCTGCCGCCGATGACTGAAGCCCAGGTGGCAGAGACGAGGGAAAGAATCAGCCTGATGTCAAAAAAACTGGCTGAAATTCAGGCACAGGTCGCCGCGGCGAAACCTCTGACTCTTGAGGAATCGCTGAAAAAGGCGGGAATAGCGGACAGTCAGATCAAGGCCGTCCAAAAGGCGTTGGATATTCCAATCCCGAGTACTGACGATTTCTCGGATAAGTCGGCGTGGACGGCAGCTTGGGACTCTTACGCCGATGAGTTCGGCGCGGCGATAGGGGCCGACGACAAAATAATATCAA
This window contains:
- the tssG gene encoding type VI secretion system baseplate subunit TssG, producing the protein MGTETRDKTVDIERLLLTEPLRFTMTQALWLLGFLNADTAEGVDLFTRRNLHVVPWLSLAFPPGEVVSVERTETKSKPIFRVTVPYYGLYSTMGALPTFYTEELFDEAREDESISRDFLDIINNHLYHLLYAANRHGDIVRRTVESANHSAEFVQYSLMGQAEDMLRDSELPAIAIVDLIAQRPRSAIRLERYLAFTLGHGGVEIEQCVERRAPVPPSQRCRLGVGGCRIGDDAVLGVDIADSTSKFRIHLHNEKPEDMEKFLPARRGYLTFRSRVERFMDSPQEFDLVLHPDGGTPPPAALGAGAKIGFFLGAKALQPVRISWKKNCI
- the tssA gene encoding type VI secretion system protein TssA — its product is MDISALGVLPISADSPAGIDAKYEPEYEALTEEIAKLSSVNRGKPISWQAVIDNASAILAGKSKDISVAAYMAVALQQTEGMQGLLDGLKLLRDLCANFWEEAFPPKAKLRRRINAYEWWHEQALELLKKEDQQPITAALSALVLQTAGELDELLGSLMEDAQPLRDVAEAVRAIPILPEKTQPEPEPEPQKSVTEERRETTTSETPRPAAQASLGQDAASLQSAFVDAARAYAFALRAEDPANYLAWQLPRAALWSRITALPPADGSGQTMIPPPDIDRIAAVERLLSGQNWLKAALAADDLFPSFPLYIDLQRMADEALAILGPVFSEARSRLRGETSAFLKRLPGLTALSYDGGVPFVSPQTRSWLEEIAAKGSSQNSPHGGTAGTGRTETAMAEARELLSGGDAAGALKRLEEAHGPSAVGNMRLCSEELRILCSQRETKTAAGLAKAMLQEIERDDLAKLEPDLAVEAMLAACRALDLAGDSAGAEQVREKLAGIRPSAVLGWN
- the tssH gene encoding type VI secretion system ATPase TssH, with protein sequence MSTGVDIAALFEKCNDFITVALNNAAGSAVRRGHYEVSIEHLLLACLNEEQSDIPMALAAFGAETAKVQRALNAAVDEFRSGNGGRPVFSPLLIELMEASWMVASVDLNLSQIRSGAILLTFLRKPAVYAQGDYVREFSAINRENLLKDFAKIARESKETSVVLPQGPASRQGVVSGGDGESFIAKFCDDFTAKAKAGKIDPVFGRDAEIRQMVDILARRRKNNPILVGEPGVGKTAVLEGLALRIIQDDIPDTLKGSVLLSLDMGLLEAGASVKGEFERRLKGVLDEIKASEKPVILFIDEAHMLVGAGGQAGGSDAANLMKPALARGEIKTCAATTWKEYKKYFEKDAALARRFQLVKLDEPSPHTAALILRGIRAGYEKAHGVLIRDDAIEAAAALSARYIGGRFLPDKAIDLLDTACARVKVSLSSKPAPLEDAERARQAAERELDGLRRDCTNGVEVDGKRIEELTGRIEALTAEEGRLKSQWEEEKKSAEEYIACRGAMLSASSMWQPESPDAETQNGADTNSGDKAKKDEESLRLAFAKAKERYESLHDEGRLVHVEVTAEVVAQVVSDWTGIPTGRMASQQAAVAQDLDRLLGERIKGQSPALRIIASTVQASTAGLRSPDQPLGVFLLVGPSGVGKTETGLALAELLFGNSRSVITVNMSEFQEKHTVSRLIGSPPGYVGYGEGGMLTEAVRRQPYSVVLLDECEKAHIDVMNLFYQVFDKGILTDGEGKEVSFKNTIIMLTSNLASETIQNMTAGAVDVDEDNLLESIRPELSHHFRPALLARMTIVPYRSLGEDAMKLIAGAKLAAVAKRLKTNSGVELTVAPEVADLIVSRCTETETGARNIETILARSILPKLAHCLLERMSGGEMPPRAELCVGGDGSFTLCFSDDAAAGEFAEPKDENAAAPSEPRTEE
- the tssD gene encoding type VI secretion system tube protein TssD; its protein translation is MALTSYMKIKGKSQGDIKGDCEQGGDKKDSILVYATEHKVEIPKDTHTGLPTGQRIHHPYKIIMAKSQASPKLYKACCTGEQLNVTLDYYRIKSDGVEEKYFTVKMENAIVVEINQVTPLSFLPESKPFHDMEDVRFTYSKITWTYNDGNIEYTDDWKK
- a CDS encoding pentapeptide repeat-containing protein translates to MKTEIPDLLSLTFQPLYMDGKLFMGFTAGFAFDLAAGRPIEPTAAFAAAMRNLAPGDCLNMGVPKTEAEWLLAGSVFAPGGAPAKNALVTAQIGESRRRLLVESRESFSSLELTWQSTWGCDAENPDGLRPGKSERPPVTDESLPFGAPACMGPRGVWPCRMGRMGTYDSRWLRKNWPGVPDDFDWGFYNLSQPQQRLPKGLNGGENITLCNLNGSFPKIETEVPGVTIYFQFETKERAFRKSPLPDTLWLFPGEMTGLLLWHTVAECGDEAGAGIDKVTLTLDGAETADDAARVHVGVENPEIPVPKAAKEAAGAAAVFAAVGGAAAAGAAEIPQNEVGAGAGNTERPAGEDRKKDTPAAELISENTEKKLPQAAEIEADMLKELDSSLPEINEAFINAGLPPMTEAQVAETRERISLMSKKLAEIQAQVAAAKPLTLEESLKKAGIADSQIKAVQKALDIPIPSTDDFSDKSAWTAAWDSYADEFGAAIGADDKIISSMKNILSSVPVGEAAEKSAGLSSSECTAQLIKVGMEPAAAARFVAALDEDVPTDPQELLLYAAKVERAAGFPAGSMQERIAAVQNKMAELGVLPQGELAANVPAAANIPEAPAQSAGEVFAGIKDDVPKEPVKMTEDVPLSKDSVSELIAGGGSLAGAKLDGLDLSGMDLSGQTLKGTSFINAKLIGARFDGADLTGAALTAAELGSASFVRADLSGADLSSARIADGDFSDALLVGANIFGASLLGANISNARAQGLSASGADLSRARINGSDFSGADFSGANFSGADFHNSSADGANFAKADLSKSTFCWGSRARGCNFSGAELSGANWTSSELSGSDFSGVTARGASFTDSDLSSSRWDGADARGGDFSRSVVEGASMRGIDLFRGSLREARASGTDLSRSNLFGADLCRLFTDGHTDLSGADCGQTIIEAREGR
- the tssC gene encoding type VI secretion system contractile sheath large subunit, with the translated sequence MEQQAEAPSSSLLDEIIEASKIKPTDEGYAVTRAGLQEFIREIASSGSSPKVTGALVDAMIVELDKKLSDQVNEIMHNNQFRELESSWRSLKFLVDNVDFRQNTKVEIINVSKQDLLDDFEDSPEVVKSGLYKHIYTAEFGQFGGQPVGAIVSNYTFGPGPQDMELLRNVASVSAMSHVPFIAAAGREFFGIDSWGELPNLKDLHSIFEMPQYAKWRSLRANEDSRYLGLTLPRFLLRLPYGEDTTPAKSFSFTEAVPDNDDFCWGNTSFALASRLADSFAKYRWCSNIIGPQSGGAVQNLPLYQFEQRGEIQTKIPTEVLISERREYELAEEGFIALTMRKGSDNAAFFSANSVLKAKVFPNTPEGKAAETNYKLSTQLPYMMIMNRLAHYIKVIQRENIGSWKERADIERELNVWISQYVTEMDNPDAITRSKRPLRMANVAVSEVPGDPGWYSVNLLVRPHFKYMGANFTLSLVGKLDKQ